The DNA sequence TCCTCGCCGACCAAAATGACGCAAAGACCCGGGGTTTTCCCTTCCGCTGTCAATGCTGCTACCTGTTCTTTCATCTGATCCTGCATTTTTTTGGCTAAGCCTTTTCCATCCATAATAATCGTTTCCATTAATCAATCTCCTTTTCCTTGGTGTTACCGTCTATTTTAACATAATATCTTTGATTACGGTTAGAAAAGCGGGCTTGGCATGCCCGAATTCACCGGCAAAAAAAGAAAACCCTTAAGCCGAAGCATTAAGGATTTTCCGTTTTGGGAATGAGATTGGACAATACGCCATTGATGAATTTGCTCGATTGTTCATCGCAATAAAGCTTTGAAATTTCGATGGCTTCATTCAACGCTACCCTTTGAGGTACTTGTTCCGTATCACCCAAGAGCATTTCATAGGCAGCGATCTGCATGATCAAAGCATCTGCTTTGGCTAATCTGCCGACACTCCAGTTCTTCAGGTAAGGCTGGATCGCTTCATCGATCGCTGCTTGATTATCCAACACGCCATGCACTAAGGTGATCAAATAAGGATAGTCCTGGATCTCGACGTCCTCTTCGCTGTTCCATTCCTCTGAATCGCTCAACAGCGCTTGCTTGATGGCTTCTTCAGGGGTCAATTCTTCGTTCGTTTTCAATTGGAAAAGAGCTTGGAGCGCCTTTTCCCTGATTTCTCTTCTGGTTAAACGGGAAGTGCTCACGCATTCTCCCCCAATTCTGTATCCAAATCAAGATAGGCGTTGTCTTCGGATTTCGGCGCGACAAGGCCGACCACGTGGACGTTCACTTGCGACACTTCAAGATTGCTCATGTATAGGACTTGTTCCTTCACTTTTTCTTGCATATCCAAAGCGACTTTCGGTACGGAAGCCCCGTATTTGATGTAACAATACACATCGACCACCAAACCATTTTCATCTACCGTCAAATGTACACCTTTGTTGTGGGCGGTGCGTCCCAATAATTCATTGACGCCGGTCTTGAAAGACCCTTGCATCGCATAAACACCGTCTACTTCATTCGCTGCAATACCAGCGATCACTTCAATCACTTCAGGAGCAATTTCAATCTCTCCCAGCGGAGCCGGACCGTTTGCTAAAGGAATGTTTGTTTCTTCCATCATCTGTCATTCTCCTTTCTTGGGAAACATTATGCGCGGGATACGTAAGAACCGTCCGTTGTGTTGACGATCAGCATATCATCCGCATTCACGAAGAATGGCACGTTCACCATCAAGCCTGTTTCCATTTTGGCAGGTTTTGATCCGCCTGAAGCTGTATCGCCCTTGATGCCTGGCTCAGTTTCTTCCACACGCAGAATTACTGTGTTCGGAAGATCGACGCCAAGTGTTTCTGATTCATACATCAGGATGTTGACTTCCATGTTTTCTTTCAGATAGTTCAATTCATATTCGATTTGTCCTGCATTCAATTCGATCTGTTCATAGTTTTCAGTGTCCATGAATACATACGCACCGGCACTCTCGTACAGATACTGCATCTTGCGGTTTGCGATATGCGCTTTTCCGACTTTTTCACCCGCACGGAAAGTCTTTTCCTGTACAGCCCCTGTGCGAAGATTTTTCAATTTCGAACGGACGAATGCCGCGCCTTTACCCGGCTTTACGTGTTGGAAATCGACAACTTTCCATAACCCTCCATCAATTTCGATCGTCAGGCCTGTCTTAAAATCATTTACTGAAATCATTTATAATTCCTCCTGTGGCAGCTCATTTGAACTAAGTTTACCATTATTTTAGTGCGGATTCTATTTTTTTATAAAATAATCAATTCTTTTGGAGAATGCGTCAAAATCTCGTTGCCGTTATCCCGGATCACAAGATCGTCCTCAATCCGGACGCCGCCCAGACCTGCAAGATAAATGCCCGGTTCATTTGTGATGACATTTCCCGGCACAAGCACTTTTCCGGCTTTTTGCGATGTGTTCGGACCCTCGTGTATCTCCAAGCCGATTCCATGCCCGTTGGAGTGTCCGAACGCTTCCCCATAGCCTTGTTCCGTAATGTAATCACGTGAGACACTGTCGACTTCGATTCCGGTCATGCCCGCTTTTGCTGCCTCATTCACGCGCAGTTGGGCAGCCAGAACAATCTCGTAGATTTTCTTCAATTCAACATGGGGTTGTCCAACCGATACCGTGCGGGTCATATCCGAAACATAGCCGTTGTAATAACAACCGAAATCCAGCGTTACAAAGTCGCCTTTTTCGATCAGCTTCGGACTGGCCACACCATGCGGCATGGCGGAACGGATGCCGCTGGCGACAATCGTTTCGAAAGAAACGCCGCTCGCACCCAATCCGCGCATGTGGAAATCCAGGCGGTTGGCGATTTCTATTTCCGAAACTCCTGGACGGATATGGTCAAGGATGAACATGAAGCCCGCATCCGCTATTTCACAAGCCATCTTGATTGTCTTGATTTCCTCTTCATCTTTGACTTCACGCAATTCCTCGATGATGCCTGAAGCAGGAACCAGATCGCACGTCACCAAATCCTCCAAGTCCTCGACACTGCGGAAGGACATGATGGCGTCTTCGAAACCCATTGATGCAAGGCCCTTTGCTTCCGCTATCTTTTTCACTTCTTCGAATATCGGCCCTTTATTCTGAATAATCTGAAAACCCTGTGCCTGCGAAGCAGCCTGTTGGGTATAACGGAAGTCAGTCACAAAAAAAGCTTCCTCTTGGGTGATGACCGCCAGACCGGTCGTACCCGTAAAATTGGAAACATAACGTAAGTTATATTGACTTGTCACCAGCATTGCATCCATCTTCTTCGCTTTGATGGCATCCTGCAATTTTGAGACTCTACTCATTTCACATACTTCCTTCCAATAAAATATCCTGTTTGTTTACAAACATACCTATCAAGTATATCAAAAAATGGTCTGCATAGATAGGGGAAATTCGTGTATATGGGCTTCCGTACCAGCATTCGATTCCAGATTCGCTGAATTACAAAAAAACGCACAAACAAGCCGTCAGTTTCCCGGCTTATTTGTGCATTCCCTTGTAACGTATGGTTCCTCATTCTCTGCAAGACACTTCATTTCCTGCTTGTCACTCCGGAGACGGGATTTCCAATACCCTCGTTTCGCTGTAGTCATTTCGCAGCGTCACGGTGGCAGTGACTTTGCCGCTCGCATCCGCCAAGCAATGCACGATGCCTTCTTCGAAAGACAGCACGGCCGGCACAATCCGGTTTTCCGGGTTCGATGCTTTGTTATGATCCTGCAGCCAATAGTCTGTATAGGCCAACAAGGTCTGCGCTTTGTAATGATTCTCCGTCAATCTGTACAAATAGAGCTGATTCTCATATACCTGGATAAGCCCGAAAAGCATCATTTGTGAAAGGAACAGGTAGAAAATGGTGAGCGGCAAGATGGAGCCGCCCTTCCTCCGAAAACGGTGATTTTTAAATCGGGGCTTTCGGCAAAATGAGATGCGCTCTGCGCGTCTGATTGTCCGATAGCGTAGCCTCGATAGCAATCCCTTCATTGGTCACCTCGTATTTCATCGTTTTGACGTGCAGCAACATCGGATGATAGCCGTCCCCGTTTTTGTACCGGAGGATTTTATTGATCCGGAACTCATAGGTGTAGGCAGCCGTGTCGGCCGGATTTTTTGATTTGGTGCGGATCGTCGTGCTTGTCTTCTGCACCAGCAACTCATCCTCCCACTCATGCTCGAGCTGGATCAGGAAAAGGTGCCATTCCGCCTCCTGCGTCTTCTCCATCTGGCTATCCGCGGTGCGGATCACCTC is a window from the uncultured Trichococcus sp. genome containing:
- a CDS encoding Xaa-Pro peptidase family protein; translation: MSRVSKLQDAIKAKKMDAMLVTSQYNLRYVSNFTGTTGLAVITQEEAFFVTDFRYTQQAASQAQGFQIIQNKGPIFEEVKKIAEAKGLASMGFEDAIMSFRSVEDLEDLVTCDLVPASGIIEELREVKDEEEIKTIKMACEIADAGFMFILDHIRPGVSEIEIANRLDFHMRGLGASGVSFETIVASGIRSAMPHGVASPKLIEKGDFVTLDFGCYYNGYVSDMTRTVSVGQPHVELKKIYEIVLAAQLRVNEAAKAGMTGIEVDSVSRDYITEQGYGEAFGHSNGHGIGLEIHEGPNTSQKAGKVLVPGNVITNEPGIYLAGLGGVRIEDDLVIRDNGNEILTHSPKELIIL
- the comGF gene encoding competence type IV pilus minor pilin ComGF, with amino-acid sequence MLKKSKRKVPEQPQAGFTLLEAAFALTVNTLVLLLMMGGMEVIRTADSQMEKTQEAEWHLFLIQLEHEWEDELLVQKTSTTIRTKSKNPADTAAYTYEFRINKILRYKNGDGYHPMLLHVKTMKYEVTNEGIAIEATLSDNQTRRAHLILPKAPI
- a CDS encoding Asp23/Gls24 family envelope stress response protein, encoding MMEETNIPLANGPAPLGEIEIAPEVIEVIAGIAANEVDGVYAMQGSFKTGVNELLGRTAHNKGVHLTVDENGLVVDVYCYIKYGASVPKVALDMQEKVKEQVLYMSNLEVSQVNVHVVGLVAPKSEDNAYLDLDTELGENA
- the nusB gene encoding transcription antitermination factor NusB; amino-acid sequence: MSTSRLTRREIREKALQALFQLKTNEELTPEEAIKQALLSDSEEWNSEEDVEIQDYPYLITLVHGVLDNQAAIDEAIQPYLKNWSVGRLAKADALIMQIAAYEMLLGDTEQVPQRVALNEAIEISKLYCDEQSSKFINGVLSNLIPKTENP
- the efp gene encoding elongation factor P, which gives rise to MISVNDFKTGLTIEIDGGLWKVVDFQHVKPGKGAAFVRSKLKNLRTGAVQEKTFRAGEKVGKAHIANRKMQYLYESAGAYVFMDTENYEQIELNAGQIEYELNYLKENMEVNILMYESETLGVDLPNTVILRVEETEPGIKGDTASGGSKPAKMETGLMVNVPFFVNADDMLIVNTTDGSYVSRA